From Pseudobythopirellula maris:
CGCTCGGCTCGAGGAACCGCTCGAACGTCAGGTGGGCGTCGACGCTCGACGCCACGATCGGCGCCTCGAGCAGCGAGCCGTCTTCGAGCGTCACGCCCGTGGCCCGCGCCGATGAGCCGGCGGCTGCGGTGTTGATCGCGCGGACGGGCGCCTCGCGACGAATCTCGACGCCGAGCTGCTCGCAGGTCTTGGCCAGGGCGGTCGACAGCGCGCCCATGCCGCCCCGCACGTAGCCCCACACGCCGCGGGCGCCGCCCGCCTCGCCCATCACGTGGTGGAGCAGCACGTAGGCGCTGCCGGGCGAGCTGATCGACAGGAACGCGCCGATGATGGCGTCGGTCGCCAGCGTCGCCTTGAGCACCTCCGACTCGAAGTGCCGCTCGAGGATCGGGCGCGCCGCGCCCGTGAGCAGCTCGACGGCGGCCGGCTGATCGGCGCCGAGGCGTTTCATCGCCCGGTGCATGGCCCACAGCTTGCGCGTGTCGCGGAGCTTCTTGCCCCAACCGATCCGGCGCCAGCTGGCGGGCAGCGGCAGCGGGTCGGGCGCCGCCTCGCTGAGAACCGGCTCGAGCACATCGGCCACACGCTCGAGCAGCGACTCGTACTTGGGAAACGCCTCGGCGTCCTTCGTGCTGAACTGCGAGATCTCGCGGTGGTTGAGCCCCGCCTCGGGGCCCATCAGCAAGCTGCGGCCGTCGGGCAGTGGCGTGAACGAGCTCGGCGTGCGCGGCAGCACCGCGAGGCCGTTCTCCTTGAGCTTCAGGTCTTTGACAATCTGCGGCAACAGCAGGCTGATGACGTAGGCGGCGGTCGACACCTTGTAGCCGGGCCAGAGCTCCTCGGTCGTGGCGCAGCCGCCCAGCACGTGGCGCCGCTCGAGCACGCAGACGCGTTTGCCCGCCTTAGCCATGTAGGCGGCGCAGACCAAACCGTTGTGTCCGCCACCGATCACGATCGCGTCGTAGGAGCCGCCCTTGCTCATCGTTGCCCTGTCTTAAAAGTGAACCACGGACCACACGGATGTCACGGATTCGGAATTCATATCCGTGCCCATCCGTGTGATCCGTGGTCAAGATTAAAAACCACTGACGATCGCGCTCACCGTGGCGAAGCCTTGGCCCCAGATCTTTTCGAGCGGCACGGCGGCGTAGATGCCGCGGGTGAAGACCTGCTCGATCAGTTCGTCGGCCACCTCGATCGGCGATTTGGGGACGAGGACCACGTCGGAGTCGCCGAGCCAGATCTCGTCGGCCGGCACGGGGCGGCGGCCGTAAAGGGCGCCGCGGATGTCGACCATCGTCGCCTGCAGACGCCAGTCATCGCCGCGGCGGAACACGACCACCTGCCGCAGGTTGGCGCCGTTGTTCCACCCGCCGGCCAGGGCGATCGCCTGCATCAGCGTCGTCGGGCCGGTCATCTGGAACTGCCCCGGCTGCGTCACCTCGCCGAGCACGTAGAGGAACCGCGGCGCCCGGGCCTCGAGCGCCAGCGTGACGCTCACGCCGGGGATCAGCGCGTCGTAGCGGGCGTCGATCTCCATCTTCGCCTCTTCGAGCGTGAGGCTCTGGACCCGCACGCTGCCGAGGCCCGGCAGCTGGATCTCGCCGGCGGGCGTGACCACGGCGTTGATCTGCCGGCCGCCGAGGTTGCCGCCGCGGCTGTCGACCGTCTCCAGCAGGTCCTCCAAGCGAGTGTTCACGACGATCGGCGTCACGGTGATCGCCGGCACGGTGTAATACTCCTCGAACCGCTTCTCGAGGTCTTGCTGCAACGCCTCGATCGCCCGGCCGGCGGCCGGCACGCGGCCGATCAGCGGCAGCGTGATCATGCCGTCCGGCTGCACGACCAGCTCGCGGTTGAGGCTGTCGTCGGATTG
This genomic window contains:
- a CDS encoding phytoene desaturase family protein — translated: MSKGGSYDAIVIGGGHNGLVCAAYMAKAGKRVCVLERRHVLGGCATTEELWPGYKVSTAAYVISLLLPQIVKDLKLKENGLAVLPRTPSSFTPLPDGRSLLMGPEAGLNHREISQFSTKDAEAFPKYESLLERVADVLEPVLSEAAPDPLPLPASWRRIGWGKKLRDTRKLWAMHRAMKRLGADQPAAVELLTGAARPILERHFESEVLKATLATDAIIGAFLSISSPGSAYVLLHHVMGEAGGARGVWGYVRGGMGALSTALAKTCEQLGVEIRREAPVRAINTAAAGSSARATGVTLEDGSLLEAPIVASSVDAHLTFERFLEPSALPDEFRSAVANIDYASASMKINLALAEPPNWSARPSKPGEVAPQHHGTMHVGPSLDYLERAYEDARAGRPAEEPILEATMATSVDDTIAPPGKHILSMFVQYAPFNLKEGSWDDIKEDFADRCVAKLAEYAPNVPAAIEHRQVLSPLDLERVYGITGGNIMQGAMNANQLYCFRPVAGWADHRTPLKGLYLCGAASHPGGGVMGACGKNAATEILRDRL
- a CDS encoding polysaccharide biosynthesis/export family protein, coding for MNHRRLRGAARISLALGVATALVASAWVLQRSHSANDPSAAHPPAGVVTADYAAQPLRVESPRVELCQACGPCGAGCGPGCNPAAPHPIWGVDSAAGCCQGEVGWDSRGMIDWQAYAQGEYVGHSRSEHVSEYRMRVDDTLAIYFLRTREVLARPYSIQVGDRLRVESLTAGGDGSAGSDSAAGEQSDDSLNRELVVQPDGMITLPLIGRVPAAGRAIEALQQDLEKRFEEYYTVPAITVTPIVVNTRLEDLLETVDSRGGNLGGRQINAVVTPAGEIQLPGLGSVRVQSLTLEEAKMEIDARYDALIPGVSVTLALEARAPRFLYVLGEVTQPGQFQMTGPTTLMQAIALAGGWNNGANLRQVVVFRRGDDWRLQATMVDIRGALYGRRPVPADEIWLGDSDVVLVPKSPIEVADELIEQVFTRGIYAAVPLEKIWGQGFATVSAIVSGF